The genomic stretch GGGGGCTGCCGGCGTCGGAGGCATCACGACTGCGCGAGCAGCTGTCCTCCCGCGGTGAGGCAAAATTGGCCGGGCTGTGAGCGGGAACCTGGTGGGTGAAGAGCCCGCCCTGACCACCGACCCCGTGGACATCTGGCACCGGGTCCATCCCATTTCCCCGCTGGTCCGAGGCTGGGTTGCCGTTGCCGCGATCGTGTTTGTCCTTGGCCGAAACTCCCTCGAGGAGCTGTTCTACGCCACTGACAACGGCATCGGCGTGAAGGGCCCGGACCTGGCCGAATTGCGGGTCCTGTTCGCGGTGACGGGTGTCGCCGTCCTGGTATTCAGCATCGCCTTCTTCCTGCAATGGCGCTTCACCCGCTACCAGGTCACAGACGAGCACGTGCACATCAACTCCGGGGTGATTTTCCGCCAGCAGAGGCGGGCCCGGATCGACAGGGTGCAGGCCATTGACGTGGTGCAGCCGCTGCTGGCGCGCGCGTTTGGCCTGGCTGAGCTGAAGTTTGAGGTGGCCGACGGCGGCAAGTCGGCCCTGAAATTGTCCTTCCTGAAGCTTCGGGAGGCCAAGCGCCTGCGGGCCGCCATCCTGGCCCGGGCCGCCGGCGTCCACGTTGATCCGGACGCGCCGACGGAAGTGCAGGAAGCTCCGGAGGTGCACGCCCTGGCGCTGCCGCCCGCGCGAATCTTTGCGGCCGCAATTTTCAGCGGCACCTCCGTGTTTGCGCTGCTGGTCATTGCGGGCGCGGCAGTGGCATGGATCTGGACGGGGGAATGGGCAGTGATGGTGGCCGCCGTACCCTTCTTCATCGGCATCTTTGCCAGTTACTGGCAGTCCGTCACCACCGACTTCAACTTCCGGATCGCGGTGTCCCCGGACGGTGTGCGGCTGCACTACGGCATGCTGGAAACCCGCTCCCAGACCATTCCACCCGGCCGCGTGCAGGCCGTGGACATCAGCCAGGGGCCCATGTGGCGGCCGCTGGGTTGGTACAAGGTGCGGGTCAATGTGGCCGGCTACGGTTCAGACAGTTCGGACAACGGAACCCGCACCGTGCTGCTGCCGGTCGGCACCCTCGACGAGGTCATGACCGTTCTGGGCCTGGTCTTCCCCAACCCCGGCGTGGAGAACCCGTTTGAGGTGTTCACGGCAGGGCTCAAGGGGCCTGCGGACGCCCACGGCTTTGTGCACTCGCCGCGGCAGGCGCGGTGGATCGACCCGCTGACCTGGCGCCGCAGTGCCTACCGGGCCACGGACACAGCCCTGCTGTGCCGCCATGGCCTGGTCTTCCGAAGGCTCCAGGTTGTCCCGCACGAGCGGACCCAGTCGCTTGCCCTGCGGCAGGGCCCCATCATGAAGGCACTGGGCCTGGCCAACTTTGAACTGCACTCCACCGTGGGCCCCATCCACCCCCTGGTGCGGCACATGTCCACGGCCAATGCGCTGGCCCTGTTTGACCAACAGGCCTTCCGCGCAGCAACGGCCCGGCGCCTCCACCGCAAGGAAAAATGGCTCTCGCAGGACGAGCCCCCGGCGCCCCCTGCACCGGACGCCCCGGCGACGCCCAGCCCGGAACCCGCAGCTGCGGCGCACCAACCACTGAAGGAGAACCACCATGGCGATTAAGCCGGGCCGCCTCGGCATTGGCATCATTGGCGCCGGGAAGGTGGGCGCCGTCCTGGGCGCGGCTCTGCGCGGTGCCGGGCACGCCGTCGTCGGGGTTTCCGCCGTCTCCGACGCCTCGAAAGACCGTGCCGAACTCCTGCTTCCCGGCGTCCCCGTCCTTGAGGTGGCCGACATTGTGGAGCGCTCCGAACTGGTGCTTCTCGCCGTCCCTGACGACGCCCTTCCCGGCCTTGTCACGGGCCTGGCCGCCATGAACGCCTGGCAGGTGGGCCAGTTGGTGGCGCACACCTCCGGGCGCTTCGGCATAGGCGTGCTGGCCCCGGTCAAGGCCGCCGGCGGCATCCCGCTCGCCCTGCACCCGGCCATGACGTTCACCGGCATGAGCCTGGACCTGTCCCGGCTCACGGACGCCAGCTTCGGTGTCACTGCCGAGCCCGCCATGCTGCCCATCGCCCAGGCCCTCGTCGTGGAGATGGGCGCCGAGCCCGTGGTCATCGCCGAGGCCGACCGCGTCCTCTACCATGCAGCCCTGGCACATTCTGCGAACCACATGGTCACGCTTGTGGCGCAGGCGGCGCAGATCCTGGGCGACATCGGCGTCGAGGCCCCCAACCAGCTGCTGGGACCGCTGCTGCGCGCATCGCTGGAGAACGCGCTCACCGCGGGCGAGTCCGCGCTCACCGGCCCGGTCGCCCGGGGCGATGCCGGCACCGTCGCGGCGCATGCGGAAGCCCTGCGCGAGCACGCCCTGGACACCGGAGCCGGCGACATCATCGACGCCTACCTGGCCATGTCCGGGGCCACCGCCACGCGCGCGGCCCGCCGCCGGCTGCTGTCCGCGGAGGCGTACCTGGCCGTCCAGGCGGCCCTGATGCCCGACGGCGAACCCGGCACCGGGGCTGGCGGCAGCTAGGATGGTGGCCCGCCGGGAGACGGCGGGCGGCGTGCGGGCGGGCACTTGCCGGGCGCAGGCGTCGTGACGTATTAAAGATGTGCAGGAGTGGAATGCACGGCATTGGGCCAAGGTTCGATGCGTGCAGATGTGGACGCGCACAGCATTGGGCCAAGGCCCGGTGCGTGCAGGAGTGAAAGTGGGTAGAGACCATGGGCATTGAACTTGTCGGCACCATTGCGGAATTGCAGGCGAAGGCGTCTATGCTGCTGCAGGCGCGGGCGGGGCAGGCGCACCTGGTGGGCCGCGCGGGCACGGACGTGCTGCCCGGAACCCTCGGCCTGGTCCCCACCATGGGCGCCCTGCACCACGGGCATGCCACTCTGGCGCGGGCCGCCGTGGCCGAGAACTCCGTGGTGGTGGCCACCGTGTTCGTCAACCCGCTGCAGTTTGGCGACCCTGCCGACCTCGACCGGTACCCGCGCACCACGGAAGCGGACCTGGCACTCCTGGAGGAGGCCGGCGTCGACTTCATGTTTGCGCCCTCGGTGGCGGAGATGTATCCGAACGGCGAGCCCGCCGTGCGCATCACGGCAGGAAAACTGGGGGAGCTGTACGAGGGCGCCTCGCGGCCCGGCCACTTTGACGGCGCCCTGACCGTGGTGTCCAAGCTGCTGCACGTGGGGTTGCCGAGTGTTGGCCTGGCCGCCCCGGATGCCGCCGGACGCCCGGCCTACCGCGCCTATTTCGGGCAGAAGGACGCCCAGCAGCTGGCCCTGGTGCGCACCATGGCCGCGGACCTGAACTTCCCCGTGGACATCGTGGCCGTTCCCACCGTGCGGGACGAGGACGGCCTGGCCTCGTCGAGCCGCAACCGCTTCCTCTCGGAGGAGGAACGCGACTCGGCGCTGGTCCTCTCGCGGGCGCTGCGCCTGCTCAAGCGCCGGGCCGACGCCCACGAACCCCTCGACATTGCATCCGCCGAGGAGCTTGTGCGCAGCGCCCCGGGCGTGGAGCTGGACTACCTCGAAGTGGTGGACCCGCAGACCCTCGCCGTGCGCGCCGAGAACTGCCAGGACACCCCCTTCACGGGCGAGGCGCTGGCGCTCATTGCCGCCAAAGTGGGCCCCGTCCGGCTGATCGACAACATGCCGCTGGGCTCCTGAGATCAGGGCGCAGTGGGTGCACAATTTTGAGCGCACCGGGAATCTAAGCAGCAGCACCTGCGATTCGCCGCGTTGAAGCAGCAGATAATGCGATGGATTGACTGATTTCATCGCATGACCTGCTGCTTCGACGGGGAATTTCGCAACTTCTGCTGCTTCGACGGGGAGTTGCGCATTATCGGCTGCTTCAATGACCGAGATGGACCTACGGCTGGGCTGCCACAGCACCCGTGACGGCACCGCCTGCCGGGTCCGGCTGATCAACAACATACCCCTCGGATAAATCTGCAACATCGGGCTCCTGAGAGCAAAAATGACGCCGATCCCGCCTTGTGCCACCGGGATTCCGGGATCAGAAAGCCGGATCGGCGTCATTCTTTGCCGAGTGGGTCGCGCTGGGTCGCGCTGGGTCGCGAGCGGGTCGAGCCGGGGCCGTGTGGGACCGCGGCAGGGTGCTACAGGCGCGCGGCCACCTCGCCGGAGGACGGGTATGCCGCCTGGGTGCCCTTCTTCGTTGCCGCAAGTGCTGCCGCGACGGACGCGTAGCGGGCGGCGTCAACCAGGGAGTCACCGGCGGCCAGCCGGGCGGCCACCGCACCGGTGAAGGCGTCGCCGGCGCCTGTGGTGTCCACGGCCTGGACAACGGTCGGGGCAATCCGCACCACGGGCGCGGCGGAGTTCGTGGCGTCGAGCACCACGGAGCCGTCGGCGCCCAGGGTCAGCAGCACCTTGTTCAGTCCGTGCCGCACAAACTCCTCCAGCGCCCCGTGCCAGGCGTTGGCGGGGGCGTCGGCGGCCGGCATGTCATAGCCGCCCAGGAACTGCGAACCCTCATGTGCATTGACCAGCAGGACATCTGTCAGCCGCGCCAGCTCCTGCGCAACCGGCGCAAAGGGCGAGAGGTTCAGCAGAACTGTTGCTCCGGCGTCGTGCCCGGCCTGTGCGGCGGCCTGGACCGTGTCGAGGGAGACCTCAAGGCACAGGCTGACCACGGAGGCGCCGGCAAACAGCGCCGGGTCCATGTGTTCCGGGGCGAGGGTGGCATTGGCGCCGGCGGAGATGATGATGCTGTTTTCGCCCGCGGTGTCCACGGAAATCACGGCGACGCCGGTGGGCCGGGACACGCGCGCCACGTGGCTGACGTCCACGCCGGCACCCGCGGTTGAGGCCACGAGCATGTCGCCGTTGGGGTCCGCGCCCACGGCGCCGAGCAGGGTCACCTGGCCGCCGAGGCGGGCCGCCGCAACGGCCTGGTTGGCGCTCTTGCCGCCGGGGTTGACGGCGAAGTCGTTCCCGTGGACGGTCTCACCGGGGCTTGGCAGGCGTTCACAGTAGATGGTCAGGTCCGCGTTGAGCGAGCCGGCAACAACAATCCTGCTCATGGGGCAACCTCCGCGTTGACGGGTTTGGGGACAAGCAGGGACGCGGCGAATGCGGCGCCCGTGACGGCCAGGGCCACGATGACAACGGTCAGGTAGGAGGCGTGCGCCCCGAGCGGAGCGGTCGCAACCAGGATGGCCGGAAGCACCAGGAAGCTCAGCCCGGCGCCCAGGTTGAAGGCGCCCGCGTTCATGCCGGGCAGGAAACCGGGGTTGCCCTCGGGGGAGAGGACCACGCCAAGGCCGTTGAGCATGATGTTCACTGTACCTGCGTACATGATGCCCAGCAGCACCGTGCCCGTGATCATCCAGCCCAGGCTGTTCAGGCCCAGGAAGCCGATGATGGCCAGTGCCGCAATGCTCCCGAGGAGGCCGATCCGCAGCATCTTCGTGTAGCCGAAGACCGGGGCCAGGCGCCCCGTGATGGGGCCGAACAGCCAGCCGAGCAGTGCGTACGGGGTCAGGATGAGCAGGCTCATCTGGGTGGCGCCGATGCCGAAGCCGGGGTCGGCCGCCTGCACAAACGCCGGGACGATGCCGTTGATGACGGCGAAGATGCCCGTCATGGTCAGCGTGGTGGTCAGCAGCGGGGCCCATGTGGAGCGGTTGCGCAGGTGCACAATTTCCACCATGGGTTGTGCGGAGCGCTTCTCCACGGCCCAGAATGCCATGAAGGCGACGACGGCGAGCACCGCCAGTCCCAGCGAGGTCACCAGCGGGGCGGTCGTGATGCCGCCCACCAGCTTGGTTGCCTCGTTCAGGGCGGTCAGCAGGGCGCCGACCGCGATGACGATGAAGAATACGCCCAGCCAGTCCATCCGGGTGCCTTCGCCGGGCTTGCTTTCCCCGGCGAGCAGCACGATCAGCAGCACTGCAATGGCGGCGATGACAACCATGAGCCAGAAGATGCTGCGGAAGCCGAAGTGCTCGGCGAAGTAGCCGCCCACGAAGGAGTCAATGCCGGCGATGCCGCCGTTGACGGCGGTGATCAGGCCCATGAGGGCGCCGTAGCGCTTGGGGTCCTTCACGGCCGAGCGGAGCATGATCAGGGCCAGCGGCACGGTGGGCCCGCTGACGCCCTGGATGATGCGGCCGATGAAGAGCCAGGTGATGTCCGGAGCCATGGCGGAGATGACCGAGCCGACGCCCATCAGGATCATCATGCCCAGCAGCACCTTCTTGCGCCCGATGATGTCGCTCAGGCGCGGCAGGAACAGGGAGAAGACTGCTGCAGCGGTGAAGAACCAGGTCTGCGAGAGGCCGATTGCGGCCTGGCTGGCGTTGAGTTCCTCGCCCATCGTGACCAGGGCGGGGCTGAGCATTGAGGCGTTGAGCTGGAAGGCGACACAGGCGGCCAGCAGGGCCACCATGAGGGCGGTGATGTTGCCGCCCCTGACGGTTTTTACTGCGGAAAAGCTCACGCCTCGACCTCGCCAATGTTCACGAGGGCATCGGTGACCATGTTCCAGAACTTCTTGTGGTCCAGGGTGACGGCAACGCTGGTCTTGCAGTCGGCGGGGGCGGGGGCGCGGAAGTCGGCCACAGTCATGCCCAGGGTCAATGTGCCGGTGAGCTCGATGTCAACGGGGACCTTCTGCGTGGTCATGACGGTGGGGTCAATGACGTAGGCGACGGCGCACGGGTCATGGACGGGCGGGTAGTCGAAGCCTTGGGCGTCCTTGTAGGTCTGGGTGAAGAACTCCATGAGTTCCATGACGAACTTGGCCGGCTTGGTGCCCACTGCCTCGATTGCGGCAACCACCTCGGGGGTGGCCAGCGCCTGGTGGGTCAAGTCAAGGCCCACCATGACAACTTCCCAGCCGGCGTTGAACACTATGTGCGCCGCTTCCGGGTCGATCTTGATGTTGAATTCGGCCACGGCGCTCCAGTTGCCCACGTGGTAGCCGCCGCCCATCAGGACAACTTCCTTCACGCGCTCCACGATCCGCGGTTCCTTGCGGGCCGCCATGGCGATGTTGGTCAGGCCTGCCGTGGGCACCAGGGTGATGGTGCCGGGCTCGTGGGACATGATGAGTTCAATGATGAGATCGACGGCGTGGCGCGGGTCGAGCTCGATCGCCGACTCGGGCTGTTCCGGGCCGTCCATGCCGGAATCGCCGTGGATGTCGGGAGCAGTTTCGATGTTGCGCACCAGCGGGCGGTCGCAGCCGGCGGCAAAGGGGACGCCGGTGATGCCGGCAATGGTGCCCACGCTCAGGGCGTTGCGGGTGACCTTCTCCAGCGTCTGGTTGCCCACCACCGTGGTCACGGCCAGAAGCTCGATGTTGGGGTTGCCGTGTGCCAGCAGCATGGCCACGGCATCGTCATGGCCGGGGTCGCAGTCAAGGATGATCTTGCGGGGCCCGCCGGCATCAACCGGGGCGGCGTTGGCGGGGGCGGAAAGCTGTTCCATGTTCACGTTTTCTCCACGTCGTTGGGGCGTCTCCGGGAATTCCGGTGGTGCACGGTAACTTATTCTGGCACCGCACCGCGGAGGACGTCAAGCGCTTAACGTGAATTGCGTCAAGCGCTTGACCCATTGGGGTTGCGGGGTCCGCCCCCTGCGCCGGTACGATCGATCCATGCAACAGCCACCAGCACCCCCGGCCCGCAGCGCCGGCCCTGCCCGCGTCACGGCTGCCATGGTTGCAGCCCGGGCGGGGGTATCGGCGGCCACGGTGTCCCTCGTGACCAACGGCAAGACGGCCGGGCGCGTGTCCGCCGAGAACATCGCCAAGGTGGAGCAGGCGGTGGCCGAGCTGGGCTATGTGGTGGACGGTCTCGGCAGTTCCCTGGCCAAGGGCCGCAGCAACATCGTGATCATGGTGGCCCCGGACGTCTCCAACCCGTTCTTCGCCAACGTGATCGCGGGCGTGCGCCGGGAAATCGGCCAGGACTTTGCACTGCTGCTGTCCGTGACCGACGCCGGCCGGACCCCCGAACCCGCCGACGTCCGCCGCCTCCTGGCCCTGCGCCCCGCCGGGCTTCTGATCGACGCCCCCAGTGCCCGGTTCCTGGCGGAACTGCGTGCCACCGAACCCACCGTGCTGCTCGACGCGGCCGGCATCGCCAGTGAAACCCCGTCGGTTAACTTTGACATTGCCGGCGGTGGGCGGCTGCTGGCCGCCCACCTGGCCGAACAGGGCCACCGGAGAGTCGCCTACCTCGACAGCACCACCGGAACCGAGACGTTCCGCGTGCGCCGCGAGGCCTTTGCCGCCGAGGCCGGGCGCCTGGGCCTGGACGTTGTGGACATGCAGGCCACCACCATCGACGTCGGCACGGCTGCCATGGAATTTGCCCGGGCCTGGCCGGGCCTGTCCGCCCGCGGGGCCACCGCCGTCGTGTGCGCCACCGACACCCAGGCGTACGGAGTGCTGCAGGAGGCGCGGGTGGCCGGCGTCGAAATTCCCCGGGCCCTTGCCGTGACCGGCTTTGACGACCTGCCCTATTCCGAGACGTCCAATCCGGGCCTCACCACCGTCCACCTGCCCGCACTGGAGATGGGGCGGCTGGCCGGCCGCCGCCTGCTGGAACTCATGGACGGCGGCGCCGGAGGGGGAGCGCTCACACTGGATTCGAGCCTCGTGGTGCGCGGCTCAACCCTCGCATAGATCAATATCGGGTGCGCAGTTGTGGTGCACCGCGGGTGTTTGCTTCTGCCGAATCGCCCCAATATCCGTGCGACCCAAATAAGGGCGGAAGGTGCCGGGGAGAGCCTCACGGCCGGCACGTAGGGTATACACAGATTCACCATCTAAACTATTAACTCGTGAGCGCAGAAAATAACTTTACCCCTGAACCCAGTGACGTCTCCGAGCAGATGCTGGTCCGCATGGACAAGCGCGCCAAATTGCTTGAACGGGGCGAACAGGCCTATCCGGTGGGGGTGGAGCGCACCCACACCATCGAGGAAATCCGCGCCAAGTACCCCGATTTGGAAGCCGACTCCACCACCGGGCAGATTGTCGGCATCAGTGCCCGCGTCGTGTACGTGCGCAACAAGGGCAAGCTGTGCTTCGCCACCCTTCAGTCGGGTGAGGGCGCCCGCCTGCAGATCATGTTGTCACTTGCCAATGTTGGCGAAGAGGCGCTTGCGGACTGGAAGTCCCTTGTCGACCTGGGCGACCACGTGTTCATCAAGGGCGAGGTCATCAGCTCCCGCACCGGTGAGCTGTCCGTCATGGCCACCGAATGGGCCATGGCGTCCAAGGCACTGCGGCCGCTGCCGGTCCTGCATGCCGAACTCTCAGAGGAAATGCGCGTCCGCCAGCGCTATGTGGACCTGATCGTCCGCGACAAGGCCCGCGAGCAGGTCCGCACCCGCTCCGCCATCATCAAGGCCATCCGGGACACCCTGCACGGCGAAGACTACATCGAGCTCGAAACGCCCATCCTGCAGCTCATCCACGGCGGCGCCTCCGCCCGCCCCTTCCACACACACCTGAATGCCTTTGACCAGCCCATGACGCTGCGCATTGCCATTGAGCTGTACCTCAAGCGCGCCGTGGTTGGCGGCATGGACAAGGTCTTTGAAGTCGGCCGCATTTTCCGCAACGAAGGCGTCGATTCCACGCACAGCCCGGAATTCACCATGCTTGAGGCATATGAGGCCTACGGCGACCAGTTCACCATGGCCCAAACAATGCAGCGCATTATTCTTGCAGCAGCCGATGCAACCGGGTCTCGGACTATTACCACCGACCGCGGGGAAATCAACCTCGACGGCGAATGGCCGTGGCTTCCCGTATACGAGGGACTCTCCAATGCAGTGGGCAGCGAAATCACCCCGGACACGTCTGCCGATGAATTGCGGACCATTGCGCAAAAGCATGACGTCGGCGTTGACCCGGCATGGGATGCAGAGAAGCTCGTCGTCGAATTGTTTGGCGAAATTGTTGAACCCACACTTATCCAGCCCACCTTTGTGTGCGACTATCCGCCGTCGGCCCAGCCGCTGGCGCGCCCGCACCGCGACAAGGACAACCTCATTGAGGCGTGGGACCTGATTATCGACGGCCGGGAAACCGGAACCGCCTTCTCCGAGCTCATTGACCCCGTCATTCAGCGCGAACGGCTTACCCAGCAGTCCCTCGCAGCAGCCGCGGGCGATCCCGAGGCAATGCAGCTTGATGAAGACTTCCTGCGCGCCCTGGAATACGGTGCCCCGCCCATGGGCGGGCTGGGCCTTGGCATTGACCGGCTCGTCATGCTGTTTACGGGTGTGGGCATTCGTGAAGCCATTCTCTTCCCCCTGATGAAGCCAGAGCAGGAGTAGTACAGATATGGAATATGTTGCAGTTATCCTGCCGTCGCTTGGTGTGGGCGTGCTTTTCTACTTCGCCATGAAAGCTATATTCAACGCGGATAAGTCAGAGCGCGATGCATATTCCCAGGCAGAGCATGAAGCTGATGCAGGTGGAGAAGTTAAAAACTGAGACCCATTAGCAGGCAACCTTTGACGCGGCTGGCTTTTACCTACATAATTTGACATGAAGTATTCATCAAATCTATGTGAGGCGATTATCAATCATGGCACAGAAAATCCACATCACTCTCGTTGACGATCTCGACCAGAGCCCGGCGGACGAAAACGTCAACTTCGGACTCGATGGTATCAATTACGAGATTGATCTTTCCGCCGACAACGCACAGGCCCTGCGGGACGCTTTGAGCAAGTACGTTGGCGCCGGCCGCCGTGTTGGCGGACGTGCAGTCCGCGGCCGCGGCCCCGTCGCAGCGCCCAAGGGCAACAGTGATGTTGCGCAAATCCGTGCATGGGCCCGTGACAACGGCTACACCGTCCACGAGCGCGGCCGAATCCAGGCTGAAATCCGCGAAGCTTACTACGCGGCACAGGGCGGCAACGCCTAGCAGCCCCGGCCCCGGCTGGCACCTTTGACGGCGGGACTCCCCACACGGGGCTGTCCCGCCGTCGTGCTTTAACCACCTGCGGAAATGGCGCCGGCGGCGATTTGCTATTTCCCCTGTGGCGAACAAGCCCCCACGGCACCCCGGCACTGCGTAGCATCAAAGTACGCAGTAAAAGGAGTGTGCGAAATGTTTGAGCGATTTACCGACCGAGCCCGACGCGTTGTTGTGCTGGCCCAAGAAGAGGCCCGCATGCTCAACCACAATTACATTGGCACAGAGCACATTCTGCTCGGCCTCATCCATGAGGGTGAAGGTGTTGCCGCCAAGGCCCTTGAATCCTTGAACATTTCGCTGGACGGCGTGCGTGAACAGGTCCAGGAAATCATTGGACAGGGCCAGCAGGCACCCAGCGGGCACATCCCGTTCACTCCGCGCGCCAAGAAAGTCCTGGAACTTTCACTGCGTGAGGCGCTGCAGCTGGGCCACAACTACATCGGCACTGAGCACATCCTGCTCGGGCTGATCCGTGAAGGCGAAGGCGTTGCCGCGCAGGTGCTGGTGAAGCTGGGTGCAGACCTGGGCCGCGTGCGCCAGCAGGTCATCCAGCTGCTCTCCGGTTACCAGGGCAAGGAACCCGTCGCCAGCGGCGGCCAGCAGCCCGAAGGCACCCCTGCCGGATCGGTTGTGCTGGACCAGTTTGGCCGCAACCTGACCCAGGCAGCCCGGGAAAACAAGCTTGACCCCGTCATTGGGCGCGAGCACGAGATGGAACGCGTCATGCAGATCCTCTCCCGCCGCACCAAAAACAACCCCGTCCTGATCGGTGAGCCCGGCGTGGGCAAGACCGCCGTCGTCGAGGGCCTGGCCCAGGCCATTGTGCGCGGCGACGTGCCGGAGACCATCAAGGACAAGCAGCTCTACACCCTTGACCTGGGATCCCTCGTGGCAGGCTCGCGCTACCGAGGCGATTTCGAAGAGCGCCTGAAGAAGGTCCTCAAGGAAATCCGCACCCGCGGCGACATCATCCTCTTCATCGACGAAATCCACACCCTGGTGGGTGCCGGTGCCGCCGAGGGTGCCATCGACGCCGCCTCGATCCTCAAGCCCATGCTGGCCCGCGGAGAGCTGCAGACCATCGGCGCCACCACGCTGGACGAGTACCGCAAGCACATCGAGAAGGACGCCGCGCTGGAGCGCCGCTTCCAGCCCATCCAGGTGCAGGAGCCAACGGTTCCGCTGACCATCGAGATCCTCAAGGGCCTGCGCGACCGCTACGAGGCGCACCACCGCGTCTCCATCACCGACGGCGCCCTGGCTGCCGCCGCAACGCTGGCGGACCGCTACATCAGCGACCGCTTCCTGCCGGACAAGGCCATCGACCTGATCGACGAGGCCGGCGCCCGCCTGCGCATCCGCCGCATGACCGCCCCGCCGGAGCTGAAGGAAATGGACGGTGAAATTGCGGCAGTCAAGAAGCGCAAGGAAGACGCCATTGACGCCCAGGACTTCGAAGGCGCGGCAGCGCTGCGCGACGACGAGCAGAAGCTCATCAGCGCGCGCGCCGAAAAGGAGCGCCTGTGGAAGTCCGGCGGCATGGATGAGATTTCCGAGGTCGACGACGAGCTCATCGCCGAAGTCCTCGCGAACTCCACCGGCATCCCGGTCTTC from Arthrobacter stackebrandtii encodes the following:
- the lysS gene encoding lysine--tRNA ligase, with product MLVRMDKRAKLLERGEQAYPVGVERTHTIEEIRAKYPDLEADSTTGQIVGISARVVYVRNKGKLCFATLQSGEGARLQIMLSLANVGEEALADWKSLVDLGDHVFIKGEVISSRTGELSVMATEWAMASKALRPLPVLHAELSEEMRVRQRYVDLIVRDKAREQVRTRSAIIKAIRDTLHGEDYIELETPILQLIHGGASARPFHTHLNAFDQPMTLRIAIELYLKRAVVGGMDKVFEVGRIFRNEGVDSTHSPEFTMLEAYEAYGDQFTMAQTMQRIILAAADATGSRTITTDRGEINLDGEWPWLPVYEGLSNAVGSEITPDTSADELRTIAQKHDVGVDPAWDAEKLVVELFGEIVEPTLIQPTFVCDYPPSAQPLARPHRDKDNLIEAWDLIIDGRETGTAFSELIDPVIQRERLTQQSLAAAAGDPEAMQLDEDFLRALEYGAPPMGGLGLGIDRLVMLFTGVGIREAILFPLMKPEQE
- a CDS encoding ATP-dependent Clp protease ATP-binding subunit encodes the protein MFERFTDRARRVVVLAQEEARMLNHNYIGTEHILLGLIHEGEGVAAKALESLNISLDGVREQVQEIIGQGQQAPSGHIPFTPRAKKVLELSLREALQLGHNYIGTEHILLGLIREGEGVAAQVLVKLGADLGRVRQQVIQLLSGYQGKEPVASGGQQPEGTPAGSVVLDQFGRNLTQAARENKLDPVIGREHEMERVMQILSRRTKNNPVLIGEPGVGKTAVVEGLAQAIVRGDVPETIKDKQLYTLDLGSLVAGSRYRGDFEERLKKVLKEIRTRGDIILFIDEIHTLVGAGAAEGAIDAASILKPMLARGELQTIGATTLDEYRKHIEKDAALERRFQPIQVQEPTVPLTIEILKGLRDRYEAHHRVSITDGALAAAATLADRYISDRFLPDKAIDLIDEAGARLRIRRMTAPPELKEMDGEIAAVKKRKEDAIDAQDFEGAAALRDDEQKLISARAEKERLWKSGGMDEISEVDDELIAEVLANSTGIPVFKLTEAESTRLLKMEEELHRRVVGQDEAIKSISQAIRRTRSGLKDPKRPGGSFIFAGPTGVGKTELAKALAEFLFGDEDALITLDMSEYSEKHTVSRLFGAPPGYVGYEEGGQLTEKVRRRPFSVVLFDEVEKAHADLFNSLLQILEDGRLTDSQGRVVDFKNTIIIMTTNLGTRDISKSIATGFQSGTDTQTGYNRMKARVSEELKQHFRPEFLNRVDDVVVFPQLTQDEIIEIVDLMVARLETRLADKGMGIELTPAAKVLLATRGYDPAMGARPLRRTIQREIEDHLSEKILFGELKDGDIVSVDVEGEGDDAKFTFVGTAKPNIPEAITASA
- a CDS encoding histone-like nucleoid-structuring protein Lsr2, coding for MAQKIHITLVDDLDQSPADENVNFGLDGINYEIDLSADNAQALRDALSKYVGAGRRVGGRAVRGRGPVAAPKGNSDVAQIRAWARDNGYTVHERGRIQAEIREAYYAAQGGNA